A window from Thermodesulfobacteriota bacterium encodes these proteins:
- the rplT gene encoding 50S ribosomal protein L20: MARVTPSVASRQRRKKILKQASGYQGGRHRLLRTATEALHRAWAYGYRDRKVKKRDFRRLWIARVSAAAKMNGTSYSRLIDALKKAGVELDRKVLAEIAVRHPEDFSRLVGQVSAPR; this comes from the coding sequence ATGGCACGCGTCACCCCGTCGGTTGCTTCGCGGCAGCGCCGCAAGAAGATCCTCAAGCAGGCCAGCGGTTACCAGGGGGGGCGTCACCGCCTCCTGCGCACCGCCACCGAGGCCCTCCACCGCGCGTGGGCCTACGGGTACCGGGACCGCAAGGTCAAGAAGCGCGACTTCCGGCGACTCTGGATCGCCCGGGTCAGCGCTGCGGCCAAGATGAACGGCACTTCGTACAGCCGCCTGATCGACGCCCTGAAGAAGGCCGGGGTCGAGCTCGACCGCAAGGTGCTGGCCGAGATCGCCGTGCGGCACCCCGAGGACTTCTCCCGTCTCGTCGGCCAGGTGTCCGCCCCCCGCTGA
- the infC gene encoding translation initiation factor IF-3, which produces MADQPRINRMIRVREVRTIGPEGDQLGILPIERALALAEEQELDLVEVAPLASPPVCKIMDYGRYKYHMAKKTAEAKKRQVVIQIKEVKVRPKTEEHDFQVKLKKVREFLEEGNKVKVTVMFRGREVTLPEKGMEQLQKMVENLDGIAKVESPARREGRTMFLMLAPVVKAPPK; this is translated from the coding sequence GCCGACCAACCCCGCATCAACCGCATGATCCGCGTCCGAGAAGTGCGCACCATCGGGCCCGAGGGGGACCAGCTGGGCATCCTGCCCATCGAGCGGGCCCTGGCGCTGGCCGAAGAGCAGGAGCTCGACCTCGTGGAGGTGGCTCCCCTTGCCAGCCCGCCGGTGTGCAAGATCATGGATTACGGCCGCTACAAGTACCACATGGCCAAGAAGACGGCCGAGGCCAAGAAGCGGCAGGTGGTCATCCAGATCAAGGAAGTGAAGGTCCGGCCCAAGACCGAGGAGCACGACTTCCAGGTCAAGCTCAAGAAGGTGCGCGAGTTCCTGGAAGAGGGCAACAAGGTCAAAGTCACCGTGATGTTCCGGGGCCGTGAGGTCACGCTTCCCGAAAAAGGCATGGAGCAGCTGCAGAAGATGGTGGAGAACCTCGACGGGATCGCGAAGGTAGAGTCGCCGGCCCGCCGGGAGGGGCGCACCATGTTCCTGATGCTGGCGCCGGTAGTCAAGGCCCCGCCGAAGTAG
- a CDS encoding phenylalanine--tRNA ligase subunit alpha encodes MVRQLQDLEGEALAGVAAAADLAALEAVRVGVLGRKGALTGCLRDMGRLSAEERPQVGKVANQVKGRIEQALEAREASLRAGEAGARLAREAVDVTRSGRGPHPGGLHPVTLVVREILDIFVRMGFSIAEGPEVETEYYNFEALNIPADHPARDMQDTFYVAPGVVLRTHTSPVQVRIMESRQPPVKIVAPGKVYRCDSDTTHSPMFHQVEGLLVEAGVTFGDLKGTLTEFVHRYYGPATGVRLRPSYFPFTEPSAEVDIQCVLCRGAGCRLCKGTGWLEVLGAGMVDPAVYGFVGYDPEGVQGFAFGLGVERIAMLKYGLDDIRLFYENDLRFLSHFT; translated from the coding sequence ATGGTCCGCCAGCTCCAGGACCTGGAGGGGGAAGCCCTCGCGGGAGTCGCTGCCGCCGCGGATCTGGCTGCCCTGGAGGCGGTCCGGGTGGGTGTCCTGGGCCGCAAGGGCGCTCTCACCGGCTGCCTGCGCGACATGGGGCGCCTGAGCGCCGAGGAGCGCCCCCAGGTCGGCAAGGTGGCCAACCAGGTCAAGGGGCGCATCGAGCAGGCCCTGGAGGCCCGGGAGGCCTCCCTGCGCGCGGGCGAAGCCGGAGCCCGCCTGGCCCGGGAGGCCGTGGACGTGACCCGCTCCGGCCGGGGACCCCACCCGGGGGGCCTCCACCCCGTCACCCTCGTGGTTCGGGAGATCCTCGACATCTTCGTGCGGATGGGTTTTTCCATCGCCGAGGGCCCCGAGGTCGAGACGGAATACTACAACTTCGAGGCGCTCAACATCCCCGCCGACCACCCGGCCCGGGACATGCAAGACACCTTCTACGTGGCCCCCGGCGTGGTGCTGCGCACCCACACCTCGCCCGTGCAGGTGCGCATCATGGAGTCGCGCCAGCCCCCCGTGAAGATCGTGGCGCCCGGGAAGGTGTACCGGTGCGACTCCGACACCACCCACTCCCCCATGTTCCACCAGGTGGAGGGCCTGCTGGTGGAGGCGGGGGTCACCTTCGGCGACCTCAAGGGCACGCTGACCGAGTTCGTGCACCGCTACTACGGGCCGGCCACCGGGGTGCGCTTGCGCCCCAGTTACTTCCCCTTCACCGAGCCCAGCGCCGAGGTGGACATCCAGTGCGTGCTGTGCCGGGGGGCCGGGTGCCGCCTGTGCAAGGGCACGGGCTGGCTCGAAGTGCTGGGCGCGGGCATGGTGGACCCGGCGGTCTACGGCTTCGTGGGGTACGACCCCGAGGGGGTCCAGGGGTTTGCCTTCGGGCTCGGAGTCGAGCGGATCGCCATGCTCAAGTACGGCCTGGACGACATCCGCCTCTTCTACGAGAACGACCTGCGGTTTCTCTCCCACTTCACCTAA
- the rpmI gene encoding 50S ribosomal protein L35, translated as MPKMKTKRAAAKRFQFTASGKVKHRKAFRSHILGGKARKRKRHLRGPGYVDDTNLKAVRALLPYA; from the coding sequence ATGCCCAAGATGAAGACGAAGCGGGCCGCGGCCAAGCGGTTCCAGTTCACGGCCAGCGGCAAGGTCAAGCACCGCAAGGCCTTTCGGAGCCACATCCTCGGCGGCAAGGCCCGCAAGCGCAAGCGGCACCTGCGGGGCCCCGGGTACGTGGACGACACGAACCTGAAGGCGGTCCGGGCGCTCCTGCCCTACGCCTAG